A stretch of Peteryoungia algae DNA encodes these proteins:
- the secA gene encoding preprotein translocase subunit SecA: MVSLGGLARKIFGSSNERRVRSYNPRVAAIGALEEKLRTLTDEQLAAKTVEFRAELAAGKTLDDILVPAFAVAREGSRRALGMRPFDVQLVGAMILNDNSIAEMKTGEGKTLVATLAVYLNALAGKGVHVVTVNDYLASRDAATMSKLYGFLGLTTGVIVHGLSDDERRAAYACDVTYATNNELGFDYLRDNMKYERGQMVQRGHNFAIVDEVDSILVDEARTPLIISGPLDDRSDLYTTIDAFIPLLSEEDYEIDEKQRSANFSEVGTEKLENLLREAGLLKGESLYDVENVAIVHHINNALKAHKLFQRDKDYIVRNGEIVIIDEFTGRMMPGRRYSEGQHQALEAKEKVQIQPENQTLASITFQNYFRMYKKLAGMTGTAATEAEEFANIYGLEVVEVPTNLPIQRIDEDDEVYRTVDEKFKAIIEEIKAASDRNQPVLVGTTSIEKSELLANMLSQSGFKDFKVLNARYHEQEAYIVSQAGVPGAVTIATNMAGRGTDIQLGGNLDMRLEHELAEMEPGPEREAKAETIKAEIAALKQKALEAGGLYVIATERHESRRIDNQLRGRSGRQGDPGRSKFYLSLQDDLMRIFGSDRMDGMLQKLGLKDGEAIVHPWINKALERAQKKVEARNFDIRKNLLKYDDVINDQRKVIFEQRIELMDSTDVSTTVTDMRHEVIETMVAIHVPPNAYAEQWDVAGLKQKVAATLNLDLPVDAWAAEEGIAEDDIYNRLMEAADKAYSDKAERFGAELMAYVERSVVLQTIDNLWREHIVNLDHLRSVVGFRGYAQRDPLQEYKAEAFELFQALLANLRDAVTTQMSRVELVREAPPAPTPPPMTGHHVDATTGEDDFADGAQVPPQDRDPQDPKTWGAIGRNEPCPCGSGKKYKHCHGVLEV, encoded by the coding sequence ATGGTCAGTCTTGGTGGACTTGCGCGCAAAATATTCGGCTCGTCGAATGAGCGCCGCGTGCGTTCCTATAATCCCCGCGTCGCTGCGATCGGGGCGCTTGAGGAAAAGCTGAGGACGCTGACCGACGAACAGCTCGCGGCAAAGACCGTCGAATTCCGCGCGGAGCTTGCTGCCGGCAAGACGCTCGACGATATCCTCGTCCCCGCATTTGCGGTTGCCCGCGAAGGCTCCCGCCGTGCGCTCGGCATGCGTCCCTTCGACGTCCAGCTGGTCGGCGCGATGATCCTCAACGACAATTCCATTGCCGAAATGAAGACCGGCGAAGGCAAGACCCTTGTTGCCACGCTGGCGGTCTACCTGAATGCGCTGGCCGGCAAGGGCGTGCACGTCGTCACCGTCAACGATTACCTCGCCAGCCGCGACGCGGCCACCATGTCGAAGCTTTACGGCTTCCTCGGGCTGACCACGGGCGTCATCGTGCATGGCCTCAGCGACGACGAGCGCCGCGCGGCCTATGCCTGCGACGTCACCTATGCGACCAACAACGAACTCGGTTTCGACTATCTGCGCGACAACATGAAGTATGAGCGCGGCCAGATGGTGCAGCGCGGCCACAACTTCGCGATCGTCGACGAAGTGGACTCGATCCTTGTCGACGAGGCGCGTACCCCGCTGATCATCTCCGGCCCTCTCGACGATCGCTCGGACCTCTACACCACGATCGATGCCTTCATCCCGCTCCTGTCGGAAGAAGACTACGAAATCGACGAAAAGCAGCGCTCGGCCAACTTCTCCGAAGTCGGCACGGAAAAGCTGGAAAATCTCCTCCGCGAGGCCGGACTTCTGAAGGGCGAGAGCCTCTACGACGTCGAAAACGTCGCGATCGTCCATCACATCAACAATGCGCTGAAGGCCCACAAGCTTTTCCAGCGCGACAAGGACTACATCGTCCGCAACGGCGAGATCGTCATCATCGATGAATTCACCGGCCGCATGATGCCGGGCCGCCGCTATTCGGAAGGCCAGCACCAGGCACTGGAAGCGAAGGAAAAGGTCCAGATCCAGCCCGAGAACCAGACACTCGCCTCGATCACTTTCCAGAACTACTTCCGCATGTACAAGAAGCTGGCCGGCATGACCGGAACGGCAGCGACCGAAGCCGAAGAATTCGCCAACATCTACGGCCTCGAAGTGGTCGAAGTCCCGACCAACCTTCCGATCCAGCGTATTGACGAGGACGACGAGGTCTACCGGACGGTCGACGAAAAGTTCAAGGCGATCATCGAGGAGATCAAGGCCGCCAGCGATCGCAACCAGCCCGTTCTCGTCGGCACCACCTCGATCGAAAAGTCCGAACTGCTCGCCAACATGCTGAGCCAGTCCGGCTTCAAGGACTTCAAGGTCTTGAACGCCCGTTATCACGAACAGGAAGCCTATATCGTCTCTCAGGCCGGTGTGCCCGGCGCCGTCACCATCGCCACCAACATGGCCGGCCGCGGTACCGACATCCAGCTCGGCGGCAATCTCGACATGCGCCTCGAACACGAACTGGCCGAAATGGAGCCGGGTCCGGAACGCGAGGCCAAAGCCGAAACCATCAAGGCGGAGATCGCAGCCCTCAAGCAGAAGGCGCTCGAAGCCGGCGGCCTCTACGTCATCGCCACCGAACGTCACGAAAGCCGCCGTATCGACAACCAGCTGCGCGGCCGTTCCGGACGTCAGGGCGACCCGGGTCGCTCGAAATTCTACCTGTCGCTCCAGGACGATCTGATGCGCATCTTCGGATCCGACCGCATGGACGGCATGCTGCAGAAGCTCGGCCTGAAGGACGGCGAAGCCATCGTCCACCCCTGGATCAACAAGGCGCTCGAACGCGCACAGAAGAAGGTCGAAGCCCGCAACTTCGACATCCGCAAGAACCTTCTGAAGTATGACGACGTCATCAACGACCAGCGCAAGGTGATCTTCGAGCAGCGCATCGAGCTGATGGACTCGACAGATGTCTCGACCACCGTGACCGACATGCGCCACGAAGTCATCGAGACCATGGTTGCCATCCATGTGCCGCCGAACGCCTATGCCGAACAGTGGGACGTTGCCGGCCTCAAGCAGAAGGTTGCGGCCACGCTGAACCTCGACCTGCCGGTCGACGCCTGGGCCGCCGAGGAAGGCATCGCCGAGGACGACATCTACAACCGCCTCATGGAAGCCGCCGACAAGGCTTATTCCGACAAGGCCGAGCGTTTCGGCGCGGAATTGATGGCCTATGTCGAGCGCTCGGTCGTTCTGCAGACCATCGACAATCTGTGGCGCGAGCACATCGTCAACCTCGATCATCTGCGCTCGGTCGTCGGTTTCCGCGGCTATGCCCAGCGCGATCCGCTGCAGGAATACAAGGCCGAAGCCTTTGAGCTCTTCCAGGCCCTGCTCGCCAACCTGCGCGATGCCGTGACCACGCAGATGTCGCGCGTCGAACTCGTGCGCGAAGCGCCGCCGGCCCCGACCCCGCCGCCAATGACCGGTCATCACGTCGACGCCACCACTGGCGAGGACGATTTTGCCGACGGTGCCCAGGTGCCGCCGCAGGATCGCGACCCGCAGGACCCCAAGACCTGGGGCGCCATCGGCCGCAACGAACCCTGCCCCTGCGGCTCCGGCAAGAAATACAAGCATTGCCACGGCGTGCTTGAGGTTTGA
- the argJ gene encoding bifunctional glutamate N-acetyltransferase/amino-acid acetyltransferase ArgJ: MSSSISPLAPKTYADMPVIRGVRMATAAAGIKYKNRTDVLLMAFDQPASVAGVFTKSKCPSAPVDFCRQNLAHGMARGVVVNSGNANAFTGAKGKAATELTAKSAAEALGCGENEIYLASTGVIGEPLDATKFSGVLDQMAQQARGDTWFEAAKAIMTTDTYPKVATRSADIDGVTVTINGIAKGAGMIAPDMATMLSFVVTDADIAPHALQGLLSEGVEPSFNAITVDSDTSTSDTLMLFATGAASGDGQARIEQADDARLGTFRVALNDLLKDLALQVVRDGEGARKMVEITVKGAESDLAAKKIALSIANSPLVKTAVAGEDANWGRIVMAVGKSGEMADRDRLAIWFGDVRVAVNGERDPAYSEEATTAVMEREDIPVTVDIGLGSGKATVWTCDLTKEYVAINGDYRS; encoded by the coding sequence ATGTCTTCCAGCATTTCTCCCCTCGCGCCGAAAACCTATGCCGACATGCCCGTCATCCGCGGTGTGCGGATGGCGACGGCTGCCGCAGGCATCAAGTACAAGAACCGCACCGACGTGCTCCTGATGGCCTTCGACCAGCCGGCATCCGTCGCTGGTGTCTTCACCAAGTCGAAGTGCCCGTCGGCGCCGGTCGATTTCTGCCGGCAGAACCTCGCGCATGGCATGGCGCGCGGCGTCGTCGTCAATTCGGGCAATGCCAATGCCTTCACCGGCGCGAAGGGCAAGGCTGCGACAGAGCTGACCGCGAAGTCGGCGGCCGAGGCGCTGGGCTGTGGCGAAAACGAAATCTATCTCGCATCGACCGGCGTCATCGGCGAGCCGCTGGATGCAACCAAGTTTTCCGGCGTGCTGGACCAGATGGCGCAGCAGGCGAGGGGCGACACCTGGTTCGAGGCCGCCAAGGCGATCATGACCACGGACACCTATCCGAAGGTTGCGACGCGTAGCGCCGATATCGATGGTGTGACGGTCACGATCAACGGGATTGCCAAGGGTGCCGGTATGATCGCGCCCGATATGGCGACCATGCTCTCCTTCGTTGTGACCGATGCCGACATCGCGCCTCATGCCCTGCAGGGGCTTCTGTCTGAAGGTGTCGAGCCGAGCTTCAATGCGATCACTGTCGACAGTGACACGTCGACCTCCGACACGCTGATGCTGTTTGCGACCGGTGCCGCTTCTGGCGACGGTCAGGCCAGGATCGAGCAGGCAGACGATGCGCGCCTCGGCACGTTTCGTGTGGCACTCAACGACCTGTTGAAGGATCTGGCGCTCCAGGTCGTTCGCGATGGTGAAGGCGCGCGCAAGATGGTGGAGATCACCGTCAAGGGCGCGGAAAGCGACCTCGCGGCGAAGAAGATCGCGCTGTCGATCGCCAATTCGCCGCTGGTCAAGACTGCAGTTGCGGGCGAGGATGCCAATTGGGGCCGTATCGTCATGGCGGTGGGCAAGTCCGGCGAAATGGCCGATCGCGACCGGCTTGCCATCTGGTTCGGTGACGTGCGCGTCGCCGTCAACGGCGAGCGGGACCCGGCCTATTCCGAGGAGGCGACGACGGCCGTGATGGAGCGGGAGGACATTCCCGTTACCGTGGATATCGGTCTCGGCTCCGGCAAAGCCACAGTCTGGACCTGCGACCTGACGAAGGAATATGTCGCCATCAACGGCGACTATCGGAGCTGA
- a CDS encoding acyltransferase family protein: MSAGSAREHHWDSLRAFLMLLGIPYHAAMAYNTRVLWDIQSPDKSEFLTFVSGVFVTFRMPAFFIVAGYFAAMMLERRPPALWLRSRLTRLGIPFLTGLALLAPLQIVLIDLNEAVTGVMPMATALGRAAEDVTHPGFGWIMHLWFLPALLAYSVLLVLLQPWIRQGPIADGLAALRLRCAGHPHAALAMLLIVIATWEIVVYLSHQAMLASDGTLPYLLAHGIDPYLRYLPFFLIGVALRGAPDVRTLFIWQRGWALPTLAGITAISASLLRGRTTTDLEIAYNAVDGAAALLASCVVIGIARRFWNRDDPRIDRIVDASFSIYLLHHPIIYALSTLFLLTTWPPVAEFALVCLATSVLSYATHRLIRRSPLALFLFNGVPRTPRDTDSQQVRITTLR, encoded by the coding sequence ATGTCGGCTGGGTCAGCGCGGGAGCACCATTGGGATTCGCTGCGCGCTTTTCTGATGCTTCTCGGCATCCCCTATCACGCCGCAATGGCCTACAACACACGCGTTTTGTGGGACATTCAGTCGCCGGATAAGAGCGAATTTCTCACTTTTGTGAGCGGCGTTTTCGTCACCTTCCGCATGCCGGCCTTCTTCATCGTCGCAGGCTATTTCGCCGCCATGATGCTGGAGCGAAGGCCCCCGGCCCTTTGGCTTCGCAGCCGCCTGACACGGCTCGGCATTCCCTTCCTGACTGGCCTTGCGCTGCTGGCCCCCTTGCAGATCGTCCTGATCGACCTCAACGAAGCCGTGACCGGTGTTATGCCGATGGCAACCGCGCTCGGCCGCGCCGCAGAAGACGTCACCCATCCGGGCTTCGGCTGGATCATGCACCTGTGGTTTCTACCGGCATTGCTGGCCTACAGTGTCCTGCTGGTCCTGCTGCAGCCATGGATCCGCCAGGGGCCGATCGCCGATGGGCTTGCCGCTCTTCGGCTTCGTTGCGCAGGACACCCCCACGCCGCCCTCGCAATGCTGCTCATCGTCATCGCGACATGGGAGATTGTGGTCTATCTCTCGCATCAAGCCATGCTCGCAAGCGACGGCACCCTGCCTTACCTCCTCGCCCACGGCATTGATCCCTATCTCCGCTATCTGCCGTTCTTTCTGATCGGCGTCGCCCTGAGGGGCGCGCCCGACGTCCGAACGCTTTTCATCTGGCAAAGGGGTTGGGCACTTCCCACACTCGCCGGAATCACGGCCATTTCCGCTTCCCTCTTGCGAGGCCGGACCACGACAGACCTCGAAATCGCCTACAACGCCGTGGATGGTGCAGCGGCCCTCCTTGCCAGCTGCGTTGTGATCGGCATCGCCCGGCGCTTCTGGAACCGTGACGACCCGCGCATAGATCGCATCGTCGATGCCTCCTTCAGCATCTACCTGCTGCATCACCCCATCATCTACGCTTTGTCGACCCTCTTTCTCCTCACCACCTGGCCACCCGTCGCGGAGTTCGCGCTGGTCTGCCTCGCGACGTCAGTGCTCTCCTATGCGACGCACCGCCTCATCCGGCGCTCCCCGCTGGCTCTTTTCCTCTTCAACGGCGTGCCTCGCACGCCACGCGACACCGACAGCCAGCAGGTCCGCATCACCACACTTCGTTAA
- a CDS encoding sensor histidine kinase: MERYAPGKAQKFVVMAIVVAWAGFIALASSWAFQSYHATVKAAEDRVSTSSLVVATHAKWIYEFGAQATGRLVDLVESGRAPLRVGAVQDIRGTLQGLPGTVQAYVVAADGKTLYSTDPNLKPIDIRDREYFKALAAGREDYVSSLLISRLDGDQIFVFSRRFEEGGVFAGVVTVSLSTELMKPIWEAVNLGGNFAVSFIREDGQLVARYPKPKAGLDMSDYVLFTDYLKNAPTGTYIAEASPLDGVKRIVGYRQVEGTPFVALAAADLGLLMRPFWHNIAILSVVTALACLGSFGAALRIRSLLRIQDAQAAALQTALDKNELLLREIHHRVKNNLQSVMSLIRVHLKPGEQSQALTDRIKAMVAVHELIYQHDAYAALDAAQLIRRVAENVIGAYGGGVHVDFDLAPSSVSNDRATALALLINEVVSNSLKYAFETPASGRIEISLRKGETDDMSTLKISDNGIGFDPATAVKGTGTKLMEGSLRQLDGSYTLDGSDGTCFTAQLKLL; encoded by the coding sequence ATGGAGCGATATGCACCGGGCAAGGCCCAAAAATTCGTCGTCATGGCAATTGTGGTTGCGTGGGCAGGCTTTATCGCATTGGCGTCATCCTGGGCCTTTCAATCTTACCACGCGACTGTCAAAGCGGCGGAAGACCGCGTCTCCACGTCAAGCCTTGTCGTCGCGACCCATGCAAAATGGATCTATGAGTTCGGAGCCCAGGCAACAGGGCGACTGGTTGACCTCGTGGAAAGTGGTCGGGCACCGTTGCGGGTTGGCGCGGTGCAAGACATCCGCGGCACCCTGCAGGGGTTGCCCGGGACGGTCCAGGCTTACGTGGTCGCAGCGGACGGAAAGACCCTGTACTCCACAGATCCCAATCTGAAGCCCATAGACATCCGTGATCGAGAATACTTCAAGGCTCTGGCGGCAGGCCGTGAGGATTACGTCTCCTCCCTCCTGATCAGCCGCCTGGATGGCGATCAGATTTTTGTGTTCAGCCGTCGGTTTGAAGAAGGAGGCGTTTTTGCAGGTGTCGTGACCGTGTCGCTCTCGACCGAGCTGATGAAGCCGATTTGGGAAGCCGTCAATCTCGGTGGCAATTTTGCTGTCAGCTTCATCCGGGAGGACGGGCAGCTGGTTGCGCGCTACCCCAAGCCGAAAGCCGGCCTCGACATGAGTGACTATGTCCTGTTTACGGATTACCTCAAGAATGCACCGACCGGCACATACATAGCAGAGGCGTCTCCGCTTGACGGCGTGAAACGGATCGTCGGCTACAGGCAGGTGGAAGGTACACCTTTCGTTGCCCTTGCCGCTGCGGACTTGGGTCTGCTCATGCGGCCCTTCTGGCACAACATCGCGATTTTGTCGGTCGTGACCGCGCTTGCCTGTCTCGGCTCGTTCGGCGCGGCACTCCGTATCAGGAGCCTTCTGCGCATTCAGGACGCACAGGCTGCAGCACTTCAGACCGCGCTGGACAAGAACGAGCTTCTGCTTCGAGAAATCCATCACCGGGTGAAGAACAACCTTCAGTCGGTCATGTCCCTGATTCGTGTCCATCTCAAGCCTGGAGAACAATCGCAGGCGCTGACAGACCGCATCAAGGCCATGGTCGCCGTGCACGAACTCATTTACCAGCACGATGCCTATGCTGCTCTCGATGCCGCACAGCTCATCCGGCGCGTCGCGGAGAACGTGATTGGCGCCTATGGTGGTGGCGTGCATGTAGACTTCGATCTTGCACCCTCAAGCGTCTCCAACGACCGGGCGACAGCCCTCGCACTCCTCATCAACGAGGTTGTCAGCAACAGTCTCAAATACGCATTCGAGACCCCCGCAAGCGGCAGGATCGAGATCAGTCTTCGCAAGGGTGAGACCGACGACATGTCGACGCTGAAGATCTCGGACAATGGCATCGGCTTCGACCCGGCGACCGCAGTGAAAGGCACCGGAACCAAGCTTATGGAAGGCTCCCTTCGCCAACTCGACGGCAGCTATACGCTGGATGGCAGCGACGGCACCTGTTTTACGGCGCAACTGAAGCTGCTTTAG
- a CDS encoding GNAT family N-acetyltransferase has product MTERIYNESMNSDANRLVGSLAGGAPAPVAEMEVAVGRPGRRLSVYPGQMGYELQDELEYLTYRVMEPNVFFAPRFLAPAMPRLEERQVRFAVVRDEDERRSRLRLLFPFSVEKPGFSVGPSIIRVWANPFGPLGTPLVDAEGAAETIDNLLEALARPEARLPALLVIPDLRLEGRFAQLARAVALARDLPLTVTNEYQRPMLQSYEDGPNYLQAALNKNHLREMRRQFRLLSEQGSVTYNVARQPEEIRARMEEFLALEASGWKGRKRSAMVNDRLRAAFAREAITNLAEADAVRIHTLDLEGRAIASMVVFIMAGEAYTWKTAYDETYARFSPGKLLMADLTEWHLDDANIQRTDSCAVPDHPIMSRFWKEREAMGTLVVGLKPNADRDVRQVGAQLHMYRNTRNIARILRDKVLNRRFGG; this is encoded by the coding sequence ATGACAGAACGCATCTACAACGAGAGCATGAACAGCGACGCCAATCGACTGGTCGGCAGTCTCGCAGGCGGCGCTCCGGCGCCGGTTGCCGAGATGGAAGTCGCGGTCGGCCGCCCCGGTCGTCGTCTCAGCGTCTATCCCGGCCAGATGGGTTATGAACTCCAGGACGAACTCGAATACCTGACCTATCGCGTCATGGAGCCGAATGTCTTCTTTGCCCCGCGTTTCCTCGCCCCTGCCATGCCGCGGCTGGAAGAGCGTCAGGTCCGCTTTGCCGTCGTGCGCGACGAAGACGAACGCCGTTCGCGCCTGCGCCTGCTTTTCCCCTTCTCGGTCGAGAAACCAGGCTTCTCCGTCGGCCCCTCGATCATCCGCGTCTGGGCCAATCCCTTCGGTCCGCTCGGCACGCCCCTGGTCGATGCGGAAGGGGCCGCCGAGACGATCGACAACCTGCTCGAAGCGCTGGCCCGCCCCGAAGCCCGCCTGCCGGCCCTGCTCGTCATTCCGGATCTGCGCCTGGAAGGCCGTTTCGCCCAGCTCGCCCGTGCCGTGGCGCTCGCCCGCGACCTGCCGCTGACAGTCACAAACGAATACCAGCGCCCCATGCTGCAGAGTTACGAGGACGGCCCGAACTATTTGCAGGCGGCCCTCAACAAGAACCACCTGCGCGAGATGCGCCGCCAGTTCCGGCTCCTCTCGGAGCAGGGTTCCGTGACCTACAACGTCGCCCGCCAGCCGGAAGAGATCCGCGCCCGCATGGAAGAATTCCTGGCGCTGGAAGCGAGCGGCTGGAAGGGGCGCAAGCGCTCCGCCATGGTCAACGACCGCCTGCGCGCCGCCTTTGCCCGAGAAGCCATCACCAATCTGGCCGAAGCCGACGCGGTCCGCATCCACACGCTCGACCTGGAAGGTCGCGCCATCGCCTCCATGGTGGTCTTCATCATGGCGGGCGAGGCTTATACCTGGAAGACGGCCTATGACGAGACCTATGCCCGCTTCTCGCCGGGCAAGCTCCTGATGGCCGATCTCACCGAATGGCACCTCGACGACGCCAACATCCAGCGCACGGACAGTTGCGCCGTGCCTGATCATCCGATCATGAGCCGCTTCTGGAAGGAACGCGAAGCCATGGGCACGCTGGTGGTCGGCCTGAAGCCCAATGCCGACCGCGACGTGCGCCAGGTCGGCGCGCAGCTGCACATGTACCGCAACACCCGCAACATCGCCCGCATCCTGCGCGACAAGGTTCTCAATCGCCGCTTCGGCGGCTGA
- a CDS encoding peptidylprolyl isomerase, producing the protein MLRLNKIVLAACVSLSALYGAASAQDATVVAKVGDVEITQSELDLAIANLDPQLAQLPDEQKKVAALSGAIDVKLLAANATADGLQDDPEYKRRLAFIAERELHNAFFKKNVVDAVTADEVKARYDKEIAALPKQEEVRARHILVKTEEEAKQIIADLDAGKDFIEIAKEKSTDPNKTEGGDLGYFTKGRMVPEFEEVAFALEKGAYTKTPVQTQFGFHVILLEDKRDAPPPAFEAVEQQVRQLVMRDKYLALIEKAKAEQTIEIVDEALRKGYEDANKAEQQPEQQ; encoded by the coding sequence ATGCTCCGCCTCAATAAAATCGTGCTTGCCGCCTGCGTTTCCCTCTCTGCTCTCTACGGTGCGGCTTCCGCACAGGACGCGACCGTGGTCGCCAAGGTCGGTGATGTCGAAATCACCCAATCCGAACTGGACCTTGCCATTGCAAACCTCGATCCGCAGCTCGCGCAGCTTCCCGATGAGCAGAAGAAGGTCGCGGCCCTCTCCGGCGCCATCGATGTGAAGCTGCTCGCCGCAAATGCGACCGCCGACGGCCTGCAGGACGATCCGGAATACAAGCGCCGCCTGGCCTTCATTGCCGAGCGCGAATTGCACAATGCCTTCTTCAAGAAGAACGTCGTGGATGCTGTTACCGCCGACGAAGTGAAGGCGCGTTACGACAAGGAAATCGCTGCACTTCCGAAGCAGGAGGAAGTGCGCGCCCGCCACATCCTGGTGAAGACCGAGGAAGAGGCCAAGCAGATCATCGCCGATCTCGACGCCGGCAAGGATTTCATCGAAATCGCCAAGGAAAAGTCAACCGACCCGAACAAGACGGAAGGCGGCGATCTCGGCTATTTCACCAAGGGCCGCATGGTCCCGGAATTCGAGGAAGTCGCCTTCGCGCTCGAAAAGGGTGCCTATACGAAAACCCCGGTTCAGACCCAGTTCGGCTTCCACGTCATTCTTCTCGAAGACAAGCGTGATGCGCCCCCGCCGGCCTTCGAGGCCGTCGAGCAGCAGGTTCGCCAGCTGGTCATGCGCGACAAGTATCTCGCATTGATCGAAAAGGCGAAGGCCGAGCAGACGATCGAGATCGTCGACGAGGCGCTTCGCAAGGGTTACGAAGACGCCAACAAGGCAGAGCAACAGCCAGAGCAGCAGTAA
- a CDS encoding AMP-binding protein, whose amino-acid sequence MLLEPRDTFEALRRDFHWNIPADFNIGRVVSDDWAAKAPERICLQHFSPDGDHLTMTYGVLAAQSSALAHGLTDLGVLAGDRVALLLPQCFETVIAHVAIYKMGAIALPLALLFGEEALEYRLRDAGARVVITNGFGLQRLKTIKARLPELQTVISIDGAGPDIVGFHALIDGKPSVFEIAGSGPDMPALMIYTSGTTGPPKGALHGHRVLAGHIPGFQLAHDYLPQPDDRVWTPSDWAWAGGLLNALLPALMLGVPVVSSPAQKFDPHMAFRIMAEMKVRNAFIPPTALRLLKAVERPREAYDLVLRSIGSAGESLGRETYEWVKSALGIVPNEFYGQTECNFVLSSAAHLGVTKGGFIGKAVPGHEVAIIDAGGREVPVGETGQVAIRRPDPVMFLGYWNNAKATADKFVGDWMKTGDLGRQDEDGYVQFFGRDDDVITSSGYRIGPTEIEDCLIGHPAVRLAAVIGKPDVLRTEIVKAFVVVQAGHEPGPALAAEVRDWVKNRLSMHEYPREIEFVAELPLTTSGKVIRRLLRDQEIARAS is encoded by the coding sequence ATGCTGCTTGAGCCGCGCGACACTTTCGAGGCGCTTCGCCGCGATTTCCATTGGAATATTCCCGCCGATTTCAACATCGGGCGCGTGGTCTCCGACGACTGGGCCGCCAAGGCGCCAGAGCGCATCTGCCTTCAACATTTCTCGCCCGATGGCGACCACCTCACGATGACCTATGGCGTGCTTGCGGCGCAATCCTCGGCGCTCGCGCATGGATTGACGGATCTCGGTGTTCTTGCCGGTGACCGGGTGGCGCTGCTTCTGCCGCAATGCTTCGAGACCGTCATCGCGCATGTCGCGATCTACAAGATGGGTGCGATCGCCTTGCCCCTGGCGCTGCTTTTCGGCGAGGAGGCGCTGGAGTATCGGCTGCGGGACGCCGGTGCGCGGGTCGTGATCACGAATGGTTTCGGCTTGCAGCGGCTGAAGACGATCAAGGCGCGCCTGCCGGAGCTGCAGACGGTGATTTCGATTGATGGTGCCGGGCCCGACATTGTCGGTTTCCATGCGCTGATCGACGGCAAGCCATCCGTGTTCGAAATCGCCGGGAGCGGGCCCGATATGCCGGCGTTGATGATCTATACCTCGGGCACAACGGGGCCGCCGAAGGGCGCTTTGCACGGTCATCGCGTACTGGCTGGCCATATTCCGGGTTTTCAGCTGGCGCATGACTACCTGCCGCAGCCCGACGACAGGGTCTGGACGCCCTCGGACTGGGCCTGGGCGGGCGGTTTGCTCAATGCCTTGCTGCCGGCGTTGATGCTCGGCGTGCCGGTCGTTTCGTCGCCAGCGCAGAAATTCGATCCGCATATGGCATTCCGGATCATGGCCGAAATGAAGGTCCGCAACGCGTTCATTCCGCCGACGGCCCTCAGGTTGCTGAAGGCCGTGGAGCGGCCGCGCGAGGCTTACGACCTGGTGCTGCGCAGCATAGGCTCTGCGGGGGAATCGCTCGGGCGCGAGACCTATGAATGGGTGAAGTCCGCGCTGGGGATCGTGCCAAACGAATTCTATGGCCAGACGGAGTGCAATTTCGTGCTGTCATCAGCCGCCCATCTCGGCGTCACCAAGGGTGGCTTCATTGGCAAGGCAGTGCCGGGGCATGAGGTCGCGATCATCGATGCCGGGGGCCGCGAAGTGCCGGTCGGTGAGACAGGTCAGGTGGCGATCCGGCGACCCGATCCCGTGATGTTCCTCGGTTACTGGAACAATGCGAAGGCGACGGCGGACAAATTCGTCGGCGACTGGATGAAGACGGGCGATCTCGGCCGTCAGGACGAGGACGGCTACGTGCAGTTCTTCGGCCGCGACGACGACGTGATTACGTCGTCGGGCTACCGGATCGGGCCGACCGAGATCGAGGATTGCCTGATCGGCCATCCGGCGGTGCGGCTTGCGGCTGTGATCGGCAAGCCGGACGTGCTCAGAACCGAGATCGTCAAAGCTTTCGTCGTTGTGCAGGCGGGCCACGAGCCGGGACCGGCGCTTGCCGCAGAGGTTCGCGACTGGGTGAAGAACCGGCTGTCGATGCACGAATATCCGCGCGAAATCGAGTTCGTGGCGGAGCTGCCGCTGACCACCAGCGGCAAGGTGATCCGCAGGCTGCTGCGGGACCAGGAAATCGCCAGGGCGAGCTGA